The following proteins are encoded in a genomic region of Gossypium hirsutum isolate 1008001.06 chromosome D05, Gossypium_hirsutum_v2.1, whole genome shotgun sequence:
- the LOC107906725 gene encoding auxin response factor 4 isoform X1, translating into MEIDLNHAVNEVEKTVLCNGSCEKASACVYCLSSSLSSSSSSSYSSSSCSSNSGSPPCSSSIDLELWHACAGPLTSLPKKGNVVVYFPQGHLEQLALAFPFSPLDTFDLPPQIFCKVMNVQLLANKENDEVYTQVTLLPQPELGGHNLGSKQLDEVGADEHADGSPSKPTSHMFCKTLTASDTSIHGGFSAPRRAAEDCFPRLDYKQTRPSQELVAKDLHGVEWRFRHIYRGQPRRHLLTTGWSVFVSQKNLIAGDAVLFLRGEDRELRLGIRRAVRPRTGLPDSIIAKHNSYPKVLSAVANALSTKRVFQVCYCPRASHAEFVIPFQKYIKSITNPMCTGARFRMKFEMDDLPERRSNGVVTGIGDSDPYKWPNSKWRCVMVRWDDDIASDHQERVSPWEIDPPVFPPPLSIPSPFRLKKLRTGLQTAALDTPITGGVGYLDFEESTRSSKVLQGQENVGFISPVYGCGTVNHPLNSEMQSMAHQSLASTGIGKSNISDFMRAHSSSYTGFAETNRFPKVLQGQEICSLRSLTHKADLNLGVWAKTNHGCNSFNMNQAPNTNCYPEGLRNMYFPYNEFYKAGQEPKMYSCASKLPRGNVLFNASSIKPGVSVDDIRKPNPPNDHKPMENIPSPGFGKKLRNQQNECYKGNVAGCKLFGFSLTAESPTLNSQNSGKRSCTKVHKQGSLVGRAIDLSRLYGYKDLMTELEHLFGMEGLLNDPDKGWRVLYTDRDNDVMVVGDDPWHEFCDVVSKIHIYTGEEVEKMTIGMGSDETQSCLEEAAVIMEASKSSSVGQPDSSPTVMRGMKISVCF; encoded by the exons ATGGAAATTGATCTGAACCATGCAGTAAACGAGGTGGAGAAGACTGTACTTTGCAATGGGAGCTGTGAAAAAGCTAGTGCTTGCGTTTACTGTTTGTCGTCGTCGTTGTcgtcatcatcatcttcttcttattcttcttcttcatgTTCTTCAAACTCAGGTTCACCTCCTTGTTCATCTTCCATTGACTTGGAGCTTTGGCATGCTTGTGCTGGTCCTCTCACATCACTTCCAAAGAAGGGAAATGTGGTTGTATACTTCCCTCAAGGTCACTTGGAACAACTTGCCCTTGCTTTTCCTTTCTCTCCCTTGGACACCTTTGATCTTCCTCCCCAAATCTTTTGCAAAGTGATGAATGTCCAGCTTCTG GCCAATAAGGAGAATGATGAGGTCTATACGCAAGTCACTTTACTTCCTCAACCGGAG TTGGGAGGGCATAATTTGGGGAGCAAGCAGCTGGATGAGGTAGGGGCGGATGAGCATGCCGATGGGTCGCCTTCGAAGCCAACCTCTCACATGTTTTGCAAGACACTAACAGCTTCTGACACTAGCATCCATGGAGGGTTCTCTGCTCCTCGTAGAGCTGCTGAAGACTGTTTTCCTCGGCTG GATTATAAACAGACAAGGCCCTCACAGGAGCTTGTTGCTAAAGACCTCCATGGAGTTGAGTGGAGGTTTCGCCATATATATAGGG GTCAACCGAGGCGCCATCTCCTTACTACCGGCTGGAGTGTTTTTGTGAGTCAAAAGAATCTTATTGCTGGGGATGCAGTGCTCTTTCTGAG GGGCGAAGATCGGGAGCTGAGGTTGGGAATTAGAAGAGCTGTTCGACCAAGAACTGGTCTTCCAGATTCAATTATTGCGAAACATAATTCATATCCAAAGGTTCTTTCTGCAGTGGCTAATGCATTATCCACCAAAAGAGTGTTTCAAGTCTGCTACTGTCCAAG GGCCAGTCATGCCGAGTTCGTCATACCCTTCCAAAAGTATATTAAAAGCATCACAAATCCAATGTGCACTGGGGCAAGATTCAGAATGAAATTTGAAATGGATGATTTGCCGGAGAGAAG GTCTAATGGTGTAGTGACAGGAATAGGGGACTCAGATCCTTATAAATGGCCTAACTCAAAGTGGAGATGCGTAATG GTTAGGTGGGATGATGATATCGCAAGTGATCACCAAGAGAGAGTTTCACCTTGGGAAATTGATCCTCCTGTTTTTCCCCCACCCTTAAGTATTCCATCTCCATTCAGGTTAAAGAAACTGCGGACAGGTCTGCAGACTGCAGCACTTGACACCCCTATCACTG GAGGGGTTGGATATTTGGACTTTGAGGAATCGACAAGATCCTCTAAGGTCTTGCAAGGTCAAGAAAATGTAGGTTTCATATCACCCGTATATGGATGTGGTACAGTGAACCATCCCCTCAATTCCGAGATGCAATCTATGGCACATCAAAGTCTTGCATCGACAGGAATTGGAAAGAGTAACATTAGTGATTTTATGAGGGCTCACTCCTCCTCTTACACAGGCTTTGCGGAAACTAATCGGTTTCCGAAGGTCTTGCAAGGTCAAGAAATTTGCTCATTGAGGTCCCTCACACACAAGGCTGATCTCAACCTGGGTGTTTGGGCAAAAACCAATCATGGTTGCAATTCTTTCAACATGAATCAAGCACCCAACACCAACTGCTATCCAGAAGGACTTCGAAATATGTATTTTCCTTATAATGAGTTTTACAAAGCTGGCCAGGAACCTAAAATGTATTCTTGCGCATCTAAACTTCCAAGGGGCAATGTTTTGTTCAATGCTTCCTCAATTAAGCCGGGGGTTAGTGTGGACGACATCAGGAAACCAAACCCTCCGAATGACCATAAGCCAATGGAGAATATCCCTAGTCccggttttggaaaaaaattgagGAACCAACAGAATGAGTGCTACAAAGGAAATGTGGCTGGATGTAAACTCTTTGGATTCTCCTTGACTGCGGAATCACCTACTCTGAACTCACAAAATTCTGGTAAGCGGAGTTGTACAAAG GTTCACAAGCAAGGCAGCTTGGTTGGAAGAGCCATTGATCTCTCAAGACTTTATGGATATAAAGACTTGATGACTGAACTAGAACATCTTTTCGGTATGGAAGGTCTTTTAAATGATCCTGATAAAGGGTGGCGGGTTTTGTACACTGACAGGGACAATGATGTAATGGTAGTTGGAGACGACCCGTGGCA TGAATTTTGTGATGTGGTATCCAAGATCCATATATACACAGGAGAAGAAGTGGAGAAGATGACCATAGGAATGGGTAGTGATGAGACTCAAAGCTGTTTGGAAGAAGCAGCAGTGATAATGGAAGCATCAAAGTCGTCCTCGGTGGGGCAGCCAGATTCCTCTCCCACTGTAATGAGGGGTATGAAGATCAGTGTTTGCTTCTAG
- the LOC107906725 gene encoding auxin response factor 4 isoform X3: protein MEIDLNHAVNEVEKTVLCNGSCEKASACVYCLSSSLSSSSSSSYSSSSCSSNSGSPPCSSSIDLELWHACAGPLTSLPKKGNVVVYFPQGHLEQLALAFPFSPLDTFDLPPQIFCKVMNVQLLANKENDEVYTQVTLLPQPELGGHNLGSKQLDEVGADEHADGSPSKPTSHMFCKTLTASDTSIHGGFSAPRRAAEDCFPRLDYKQTRPSQELVAKDLHGVEWRFRHIYRGQPRRHLLTTGWSVFVSQKNLIAGDAVLFLRGEDRELRLGIRRAVRPRTGLPDSIIAKHNSYPKVLSAVANALSTKRVFQVCYCPRASHAEFVIPFQKYIKSITNPMCTGARFRMKFEMDDLPERRSNGVVTGIGDSDPYKWPNSKWRCVMVRWDDDIASDHQERVSPWEIDPPVFPPPLSIPSPFRLKKLRTGLQTAALDTPITVNHPLNSEMQSMAHQSLASTGIGKSNISDFMRAHSSSYTGFAETNRFPKVLQGQEICSLRSLTHKADLNLGVWAKTNHGCNSFNMNQAPNTNCYPEGLRNMYFPYNEFYKAGQEPKMYSCASKLPRGNVLFNASSIKPGVSVDDIRKPNPPNDHKPMENIPSPGFGKKLRNQQNECYKGNVAGCKLFGFSLTAESPTLNSQNSGKRSCTKVHKQGSLVGRAIDLSRLYGYKDLMTELEHLFGMEGLLNDPDKGWRVLYTDRDNDVMVVGDDPWHEFCDVVSKIHIYTGEEVEKMTIGMGSDETQSCLEEAAVIMEASKSSSVGQPDSSPTVMRGMKISVCF from the exons ATGGAAATTGATCTGAACCATGCAGTAAACGAGGTGGAGAAGACTGTACTTTGCAATGGGAGCTGTGAAAAAGCTAGTGCTTGCGTTTACTGTTTGTCGTCGTCGTTGTcgtcatcatcatcttcttcttattcttcttcttcatgTTCTTCAAACTCAGGTTCACCTCCTTGTTCATCTTCCATTGACTTGGAGCTTTGGCATGCTTGTGCTGGTCCTCTCACATCACTTCCAAAGAAGGGAAATGTGGTTGTATACTTCCCTCAAGGTCACTTGGAACAACTTGCCCTTGCTTTTCCTTTCTCTCCCTTGGACACCTTTGATCTTCCTCCCCAAATCTTTTGCAAAGTGATGAATGTCCAGCTTCTG GCCAATAAGGAGAATGATGAGGTCTATACGCAAGTCACTTTACTTCCTCAACCGGAG TTGGGAGGGCATAATTTGGGGAGCAAGCAGCTGGATGAGGTAGGGGCGGATGAGCATGCCGATGGGTCGCCTTCGAAGCCAACCTCTCACATGTTTTGCAAGACACTAACAGCTTCTGACACTAGCATCCATGGAGGGTTCTCTGCTCCTCGTAGAGCTGCTGAAGACTGTTTTCCTCGGCTG GATTATAAACAGACAAGGCCCTCACAGGAGCTTGTTGCTAAAGACCTCCATGGAGTTGAGTGGAGGTTTCGCCATATATATAGGG GTCAACCGAGGCGCCATCTCCTTACTACCGGCTGGAGTGTTTTTGTGAGTCAAAAGAATCTTATTGCTGGGGATGCAGTGCTCTTTCTGAG GGGCGAAGATCGGGAGCTGAGGTTGGGAATTAGAAGAGCTGTTCGACCAAGAACTGGTCTTCCAGATTCAATTATTGCGAAACATAATTCATATCCAAAGGTTCTTTCTGCAGTGGCTAATGCATTATCCACCAAAAGAGTGTTTCAAGTCTGCTACTGTCCAAG GGCCAGTCATGCCGAGTTCGTCATACCCTTCCAAAAGTATATTAAAAGCATCACAAATCCAATGTGCACTGGGGCAAGATTCAGAATGAAATTTGAAATGGATGATTTGCCGGAGAGAAG GTCTAATGGTGTAGTGACAGGAATAGGGGACTCAGATCCTTATAAATGGCCTAACTCAAAGTGGAGATGCGTAATG GTTAGGTGGGATGATGATATCGCAAGTGATCACCAAGAGAGAGTTTCACCTTGGGAAATTGATCCTCCTGTTTTTCCCCCACCCTTAAGTATTCCATCTCCATTCAGGTTAAAGAAACTGCGGACAGGTCTGCAGACTGCAGCACTTGACACCCCTATCACTG TGAACCATCCCCTCAATTCCGAGATGCAATCTATGGCACATCAAAGTCTTGCATCGACAGGAATTGGAAAGAGTAACATTAGTGATTTTATGAGGGCTCACTCCTCCTCTTACACAGGCTTTGCGGAAACTAATCGGTTTCCGAAGGTCTTGCAAGGTCAAGAAATTTGCTCATTGAGGTCCCTCACACACAAGGCTGATCTCAACCTGGGTGTTTGGGCAAAAACCAATCATGGTTGCAATTCTTTCAACATGAATCAAGCACCCAACACCAACTGCTATCCAGAAGGACTTCGAAATATGTATTTTCCTTATAATGAGTTTTACAAAGCTGGCCAGGAACCTAAAATGTATTCTTGCGCATCTAAACTTCCAAGGGGCAATGTTTTGTTCAATGCTTCCTCAATTAAGCCGGGGGTTAGTGTGGACGACATCAGGAAACCAAACCCTCCGAATGACCATAAGCCAATGGAGAATATCCCTAGTCccggttttggaaaaaaattgagGAACCAACAGAATGAGTGCTACAAAGGAAATGTGGCTGGATGTAAACTCTTTGGATTCTCCTTGACTGCGGAATCACCTACTCTGAACTCACAAAATTCTGGTAAGCGGAGTTGTACAAAG GTTCACAAGCAAGGCAGCTTGGTTGGAAGAGCCATTGATCTCTCAAGACTTTATGGATATAAAGACTTGATGACTGAACTAGAACATCTTTTCGGTATGGAAGGTCTTTTAAATGATCCTGATAAAGGGTGGCGGGTTTTGTACACTGACAGGGACAATGATGTAATGGTAGTTGGAGACGACCCGTGGCA TGAATTTTGTGATGTGGTATCCAAGATCCATATATACACAGGAGAAGAAGTGGAGAAGATGACCATAGGAATGGGTAGTGATGAGACTCAAAGCTGTTTGGAAGAAGCAGCAGTGATAATGGAAGCATCAAAGTCGTCCTCGGTGGGGCAGCCAGATTCCTCTCCCACTGTAATGAGGGGTATGAAGATCAGTGTTTGCTTCTAG
- the LOC107906725 gene encoding auxin response factor 4 isoform X5: MEIDLNHAVNEVEKTVLCNGSCEKASACVYCLSSSLSSSSSSSYSSSSCSSNSGSPPCSSSIDLELWHACAGPLTSLPKKGNVVVYFPQGHLEQLALAFPFSPLDTFDLPPQIFCKVMNVQLLANKENDEVYTQVTLLPQPELGGHNLGSKQLDEVGADEHADGSPSKPTSHMFCKTLTASDTSIHGGFSAPRRAAEDCFPRLDYKQTRPSQELVAKDLHGVEWRFRHIYRGQPRRHLLTTGWSVFVSQKNLIAGDAVLFLRGEDRELRLGIRRAVRPRTGLPDSIIAKHNSYPKVLSAVANALSTKRVFQVCYCPRASHAEFVIPFQKYIKSITNPMCTGARFRMKFEMDDLPERRSNGVVTGIGDSDPYKWPNSKWRCVMVRWDDDIASDHQERVSPWEIDPPVFPPPLSIPSPFRLKKLRTGLQTAALDTPITGGVGYLDFEESTRSSKVLQGQENVGFISPVYGCGTVNHPLNSEMQSMAHQSLASTGIGKSNISDFMRAHSSSYTGFAETNRFPKVLQGQEICSLRSLTHKADLNLGVWAKTNHGCNSFNMNQAPNTNCYPEGLRNMYFPYNEFYKAGQEPKMYSCASKLPRGNVLFNASSIKPGVSVDDIRKPNPPNDHKPMENIPSPGFGKKLRNQQNECYKGNVAGCKLFGFSLTAESPTLNSQNSGSQARQLGWKSH, encoded by the exons ATGGAAATTGATCTGAACCATGCAGTAAACGAGGTGGAGAAGACTGTACTTTGCAATGGGAGCTGTGAAAAAGCTAGTGCTTGCGTTTACTGTTTGTCGTCGTCGTTGTcgtcatcatcatcttcttcttattcttcttcttcatgTTCTTCAAACTCAGGTTCACCTCCTTGTTCATCTTCCATTGACTTGGAGCTTTGGCATGCTTGTGCTGGTCCTCTCACATCACTTCCAAAGAAGGGAAATGTGGTTGTATACTTCCCTCAAGGTCACTTGGAACAACTTGCCCTTGCTTTTCCTTTCTCTCCCTTGGACACCTTTGATCTTCCTCCCCAAATCTTTTGCAAAGTGATGAATGTCCAGCTTCTG GCCAATAAGGAGAATGATGAGGTCTATACGCAAGTCACTTTACTTCCTCAACCGGAG TTGGGAGGGCATAATTTGGGGAGCAAGCAGCTGGATGAGGTAGGGGCGGATGAGCATGCCGATGGGTCGCCTTCGAAGCCAACCTCTCACATGTTTTGCAAGACACTAACAGCTTCTGACACTAGCATCCATGGAGGGTTCTCTGCTCCTCGTAGAGCTGCTGAAGACTGTTTTCCTCGGCTG GATTATAAACAGACAAGGCCCTCACAGGAGCTTGTTGCTAAAGACCTCCATGGAGTTGAGTGGAGGTTTCGCCATATATATAGGG GTCAACCGAGGCGCCATCTCCTTACTACCGGCTGGAGTGTTTTTGTGAGTCAAAAGAATCTTATTGCTGGGGATGCAGTGCTCTTTCTGAG GGGCGAAGATCGGGAGCTGAGGTTGGGAATTAGAAGAGCTGTTCGACCAAGAACTGGTCTTCCAGATTCAATTATTGCGAAACATAATTCATATCCAAAGGTTCTTTCTGCAGTGGCTAATGCATTATCCACCAAAAGAGTGTTTCAAGTCTGCTACTGTCCAAG GGCCAGTCATGCCGAGTTCGTCATACCCTTCCAAAAGTATATTAAAAGCATCACAAATCCAATGTGCACTGGGGCAAGATTCAGAATGAAATTTGAAATGGATGATTTGCCGGAGAGAAG GTCTAATGGTGTAGTGACAGGAATAGGGGACTCAGATCCTTATAAATGGCCTAACTCAAAGTGGAGATGCGTAATG GTTAGGTGGGATGATGATATCGCAAGTGATCACCAAGAGAGAGTTTCACCTTGGGAAATTGATCCTCCTGTTTTTCCCCCACCCTTAAGTATTCCATCTCCATTCAGGTTAAAGAAACTGCGGACAGGTCTGCAGACTGCAGCACTTGACACCCCTATCACTG GAGGGGTTGGATATTTGGACTTTGAGGAATCGACAAGATCCTCTAAGGTCTTGCAAGGTCAAGAAAATGTAGGTTTCATATCACCCGTATATGGATGTGGTACAGTGAACCATCCCCTCAATTCCGAGATGCAATCTATGGCACATCAAAGTCTTGCATCGACAGGAATTGGAAAGAGTAACATTAGTGATTTTATGAGGGCTCACTCCTCCTCTTACACAGGCTTTGCGGAAACTAATCGGTTTCCGAAGGTCTTGCAAGGTCAAGAAATTTGCTCATTGAGGTCCCTCACACACAAGGCTGATCTCAACCTGGGTGTTTGGGCAAAAACCAATCATGGTTGCAATTCTTTCAACATGAATCAAGCACCCAACACCAACTGCTATCCAGAAGGACTTCGAAATATGTATTTTCCTTATAATGAGTTTTACAAAGCTGGCCAGGAACCTAAAATGTATTCTTGCGCATCTAAACTTCCAAGGGGCAATGTTTTGTTCAATGCTTCCTCAATTAAGCCGGGGGTTAGTGTGGACGACATCAGGAAACCAAACCCTCCGAATGACCATAAGCCAATGGAGAATATCCCTAGTCccggttttggaaaaaaattgagGAACCAACAGAATGAGTGCTACAAAGGAAATGTGGCTGGATGTAAACTCTTTGGATTCTCCTTGACTGCGGAATCACCTACTCTGAACTCACAAAATTCTG GTTCACAAGCAAGGCAGCTTGGTTGGAAGAGCCATTGA
- the LOC107906725 gene encoding auxin response factor 4 isoform X2: MEIDLNHAVNEVEKTVLCNGSCEKASACVYCLSSSLSSSSSSSYSSSSCSSNSGSPPCSSSIDLELWHACAGPLTSLPKKGNVVVYFPQGHLEQLALAFPFSPLDTFDLPPQIFCKVMNVQLLANKENDEVYTQVTLLPQPELGGHNLGSKQLDEVGADEHADGSPSKPTSHMFCKTLTASDTSIHGGFSAPRRAAEDCFPRLDYKQTRPSQELVAKDLHGVEWRFRHIYRGQPRRHLLTTGWSVFVSQKNLIAGDAVLFLRGEDRELRLGIRRAVRPRTGLPDSIIAKHNSYPKVLSAVANALSTKRVFQVCYCPRASHAEFVIPFQKYIKSITNPMCTGARFRMKFEMDDLPERRSNGVVTGIGDSDPYKWPNSKWRCVMVRWDDDIASDHQERVSPWEIDPPVFPPPLSIPSPFRLKKLRTGLQTAALDTPITGVGYLDFEESTRSSKVLQGQENVGFISPVYGCGTVNHPLNSEMQSMAHQSLASTGIGKSNISDFMRAHSSSYTGFAETNRFPKVLQGQEICSLRSLTHKADLNLGVWAKTNHGCNSFNMNQAPNTNCYPEGLRNMYFPYNEFYKAGQEPKMYSCASKLPRGNVLFNASSIKPGVSVDDIRKPNPPNDHKPMENIPSPGFGKKLRNQQNECYKGNVAGCKLFGFSLTAESPTLNSQNSGKRSCTKVHKQGSLVGRAIDLSRLYGYKDLMTELEHLFGMEGLLNDPDKGWRVLYTDRDNDVMVVGDDPWHEFCDVVSKIHIYTGEEVEKMTIGMGSDETQSCLEEAAVIMEASKSSSVGQPDSSPTVMRGMKISVCF; this comes from the exons ATGGAAATTGATCTGAACCATGCAGTAAACGAGGTGGAGAAGACTGTACTTTGCAATGGGAGCTGTGAAAAAGCTAGTGCTTGCGTTTACTGTTTGTCGTCGTCGTTGTcgtcatcatcatcttcttcttattcttcttcttcatgTTCTTCAAACTCAGGTTCACCTCCTTGTTCATCTTCCATTGACTTGGAGCTTTGGCATGCTTGTGCTGGTCCTCTCACATCACTTCCAAAGAAGGGAAATGTGGTTGTATACTTCCCTCAAGGTCACTTGGAACAACTTGCCCTTGCTTTTCCTTTCTCTCCCTTGGACACCTTTGATCTTCCTCCCCAAATCTTTTGCAAAGTGATGAATGTCCAGCTTCTG GCCAATAAGGAGAATGATGAGGTCTATACGCAAGTCACTTTACTTCCTCAACCGGAG TTGGGAGGGCATAATTTGGGGAGCAAGCAGCTGGATGAGGTAGGGGCGGATGAGCATGCCGATGGGTCGCCTTCGAAGCCAACCTCTCACATGTTTTGCAAGACACTAACAGCTTCTGACACTAGCATCCATGGAGGGTTCTCTGCTCCTCGTAGAGCTGCTGAAGACTGTTTTCCTCGGCTG GATTATAAACAGACAAGGCCCTCACAGGAGCTTGTTGCTAAAGACCTCCATGGAGTTGAGTGGAGGTTTCGCCATATATATAGGG GTCAACCGAGGCGCCATCTCCTTACTACCGGCTGGAGTGTTTTTGTGAGTCAAAAGAATCTTATTGCTGGGGATGCAGTGCTCTTTCTGAG GGGCGAAGATCGGGAGCTGAGGTTGGGAATTAGAAGAGCTGTTCGACCAAGAACTGGTCTTCCAGATTCAATTATTGCGAAACATAATTCATATCCAAAGGTTCTTTCTGCAGTGGCTAATGCATTATCCACCAAAAGAGTGTTTCAAGTCTGCTACTGTCCAAG GGCCAGTCATGCCGAGTTCGTCATACCCTTCCAAAAGTATATTAAAAGCATCACAAATCCAATGTGCACTGGGGCAAGATTCAGAATGAAATTTGAAATGGATGATTTGCCGGAGAGAAG GTCTAATGGTGTAGTGACAGGAATAGGGGACTCAGATCCTTATAAATGGCCTAACTCAAAGTGGAGATGCGTAATG GTTAGGTGGGATGATGATATCGCAAGTGATCACCAAGAGAGAGTTTCACCTTGGGAAATTGATCCTCCTGTTTTTCCCCCACCCTTAAGTATTCCATCTCCATTCAGGTTAAAGAAACTGCGGACAGGTCTGCAGACTGCAGCACTTGACACCCCTATCACTG GGGTTGGATATTTGGACTTTGAGGAATCGACAAGATCCTCTAAGGTCTTGCAAGGTCAAGAAAATGTAGGTTTCATATCACCCGTATATGGATGTGGTACAGTGAACCATCCCCTCAATTCCGAGATGCAATCTATGGCACATCAAAGTCTTGCATCGACAGGAATTGGAAAGAGTAACATTAGTGATTTTATGAGGGCTCACTCCTCCTCTTACACAGGCTTTGCGGAAACTAATCGGTTTCCGAAGGTCTTGCAAGGTCAAGAAATTTGCTCATTGAGGTCCCTCACACACAAGGCTGATCTCAACCTGGGTGTTTGGGCAAAAACCAATCATGGTTGCAATTCTTTCAACATGAATCAAGCACCCAACACCAACTGCTATCCAGAAGGACTTCGAAATATGTATTTTCCTTATAATGAGTTTTACAAAGCTGGCCAGGAACCTAAAATGTATTCTTGCGCATCTAAACTTCCAAGGGGCAATGTTTTGTTCAATGCTTCCTCAATTAAGCCGGGGGTTAGTGTGGACGACATCAGGAAACCAAACCCTCCGAATGACCATAAGCCAATGGAGAATATCCCTAGTCccggttttggaaaaaaattgagGAACCAACAGAATGAGTGCTACAAAGGAAATGTGGCTGGATGTAAACTCTTTGGATTCTCCTTGACTGCGGAATCACCTACTCTGAACTCACAAAATTCTGGTAAGCGGAGTTGTACAAAG GTTCACAAGCAAGGCAGCTTGGTTGGAAGAGCCATTGATCTCTCAAGACTTTATGGATATAAAGACTTGATGACTGAACTAGAACATCTTTTCGGTATGGAAGGTCTTTTAAATGATCCTGATAAAGGGTGGCGGGTTTTGTACACTGACAGGGACAATGATGTAATGGTAGTTGGAGACGACCCGTGGCA TGAATTTTGTGATGTGGTATCCAAGATCCATATATACACAGGAGAAGAAGTGGAGAAGATGACCATAGGAATGGGTAGTGATGAGACTCAAAGCTGTTTGGAAGAAGCAGCAGTGATAATGGAAGCATCAAAGTCGTCCTCGGTGGGGCAGCCAGATTCCTCTCCCACTGTAATGAGGGGTATGAAGATCAGTGTTTGCTTCTAG